The following coding sequences lie in one Synechococcus sp. PCC 7336 genomic window:
- a CDS encoding S1 RNA-binding domain-containing protein, with translation MFSSEDFAKALEEYDYSFEVGQVVTGKVAVVDRDRATIDIGGKSAGVLPLREASLQRIDGLDKILEVGEERDFLVVRGQDEDGQITLSIRRLEMQRAWERLQEAQANGEIVQATVTGLNRGGALVKLDGLRGFVPRSHLSQPDAMDALVGETLTLAYLEVNPETNKLVLSEKLARRSMVTQDFSVGQLVDGTVAAVKNFGAFINFEGTTGLLHIKEVSQGFVRDIEAVFQVGQPVKAVIISIDEARGRVGLSTQVLEKSPGEMLTDAERVFAEAEKRAAAVQNKL, from the coding sequence ATGTTTTCCTCTGAAGACTTTGCCAAGGCCCTAGAAGAGTACGACTACTCATTTGAAGTGGGGCAAGTGGTGACTGGAAAAGTGGCTGTGGTCGATCGCGATCGGGCCACGATCGATATTGGTGGGAAGTCGGCGGGGGTATTGCCTTTGCGGGAGGCGTCGCTACAGCGCATTGACGGGCTGGATAAAATCCTTGAGGTGGGCGAGGAGCGCGACTTTTTGGTGGTGCGCGGGCAGGATGAGGACGGGCAGATTACCCTGTCGATTCGTCGCCTAGAGATGCAGCGGGCTTGGGAGCGGTTGCAGGAGGCGCAGGCCAATGGGGAAATTGTGCAGGCAACGGTGACGGGGCTCAATCGCGGTGGGGCGTTAGTGAAGTTGGATGGATTGCGGGGGTTTGTACCGCGATCGCACCTTTCCCAGCCAGATGCGATGGATGCGTTGGTGGGGGAGACGCTGACCTTGGCGTATTTGGAGGTGAATCCCGAGACCAATAAGTTGGTGCTATCGGAAAAGTTGGCTCGGCGATCGATGGTGACGCAAGACTTCTCGGTGGGGCAGTTGGTGGATGGGACCGTTGCTGCCGTAAAGAATTTTGGCGCGTTCATTAACTTCGAGGGCACCACCGGATTGCTGCATATTAAAGAGGTCAGCCAGGGATTTGTGAGGGATATTGAGGCGGTGTTCCAGGTGGGGCAGCCGGTCAAGGCGGTCATCATTAGTATCGACGAGGCGCGCGGTCGGGTGGGTCTATCCACTCAGGTCTTGGAGAAATCGCCAGGGGAGATGCTGACGGACGCGGAGCGGGTGTTTGCCGAGGCAGAGAAGCGGGCAGCGGCGGTTCAAAATAAGTTGTAG
- a CDS encoding thermonuclease family protein, whose translation MAKLFPQSDCAHSSLHGSVRMLAWTSLGGVGMAIAALTASALPTEAVRPPLSQLYRAQVLRVVDGDTVVVKFVDDGSPNPGSVPTHRLVELDIAGVDLPLEAQMQWSYFSGQYLQDRINRQTVYVELIEPPSLDDSIFPAYLWQGNTLINEEVLIFGHAIQETEPIDTKYLNELLAAEEVAQKQGRGIWNWYSPLPKTPAQFREQQGESL comes from the coding sequence ATGGCAAAGTTATTTCCCCAAAGCGATTGCGCCCATTCTTCCCTGCATGGGTCCGTTCGGATGCTGGCATGGACCTCGCTTGGAGGTGTTGGGATGGCGATCGCGGCACTGACCGCGAGTGCGTTGCCGACAGAAGCAGTGCGACCGCCGCTATCGCAGTTATATCGAGCCCAGGTGCTGCGGGTGGTGGATGGCGATACTGTGGTAGTGAAATTTGTGGATGACGGCAGTCCCAATCCGGGCAGCGTACCCACCCATCGGTTGGTCGAACTCGATATTGCCGGAGTCGATTTGCCCCTAGAAGCGCAAATGCAGTGGAGTTACTTCTCCGGTCAGTACCTGCAGGATCGGATTAATCGTCAAACGGTTTATGTCGAGCTAATCGAACCGCCCAGTCTAGATGACAGCATTTTTCCGGCTTATCTCTGGCAGGGCAATACTTTGATTAATGAGGAAGTGTTAATTTTCGGTCACGCCATTCAAGAAACCGAGCCCATCGACACGAAGTATCTCAACGAGCTGCTAGCGGCAGAAGAAGTAGCTCAAAAACAGGGTCGCGGTATTTGGAATTGGTACAGCCCACTCCCTAAAACCCCCGCGCAATTTCGCGAGCAGCAGGGCGAGAGCCTTTAA
- a CDS encoding cation diffusion facilitator family transporter yields MSAETTQSISIPTDAQLRQRGVQRVLLITLLLNLAVFATKVVLSITTGSLSLMADALHSVADSASNILGLVAMRLADPKPDWDHPYGHAKFESIGALFIAAFLGIACLEIVQSALSRWLDPESGLELSVDALTFKLMVGVLLVNIGVTVYERWRGKVLRSPLLLADARHTTSDVGITIAVLLGLWGVQQGWLWLDTVLAFPVAVLVVWSAWEVLQENIPVLTDRVAIAPESIYKVAMDVEGTIDCHAISSRGIVGQRVFVEMHLVVEPLDVESAHRISEQVELALQDKYGDVRATIHIEPYDYIEPFDADSPPS; encoded by the coding sequence GTGAGCGCAGAAACGACTCAATCCATCTCTATTCCAACTGACGCTCAACTTCGACAGAGGGGCGTACAGCGGGTGCTACTGATTACATTACTGCTCAACCTAGCCGTGTTTGCGACGAAGGTCGTCCTGAGCATAACCACGGGCTCCCTCAGCCTCATGGCCGATGCCCTCCATTCAGTTGCCGACAGCGCCAGCAATATTCTCGGCTTAGTGGCCATGCGGCTGGCAGATCCCAAGCCCGATTGGGACCATCCTTACGGTCATGCCAAATTTGAGTCGATTGGGGCATTGTTCATTGCCGCTTTTCTGGGGATAGCCTGCTTAGAAATTGTGCAATCGGCCTTGAGTCGCTGGCTCGATCCCGAGAGCGGCCTGGAATTATCGGTGGACGCTTTGACCTTCAAGCTAATGGTTGGGGTGTTACTAGTCAATATTGGCGTTACGGTCTACGAACGCTGGCGGGGGAAAGTGCTCCGCAGCCCGTTACTGCTGGCGGATGCCCGCCACACTACGAGCGACGTGGGGATTACGATCGCCGTCTTGCTGGGGTTGTGGGGGGTGCAGCAGGGCTGGTTGTGGTTAGATACTGTTTTGGCTTTTCCAGTAGCGGTGTTGGTGGTGTGGAGTGCTTGGGAAGTGCTGCAGGAAAATATACCGGTGTTAACCGATCGCGTCGCGATCGCTCCCGAATCCATCTACAAGGTTGCAATGGATGTGGAAGGGACGATCGACTGTCACGCAATTTCGTCTCGGGGCATTGTGGGGCAGCGCGTCTTTGTGGAGATGCACTTAGTTGTAGAACCTTTGGATGTGGAGTCAGCCCACAGGATTTCAGAACAGGTGGAGTTGGCCCTGCAAGACAAGTATGGGGATGTGCGGGCAACCATCCATATCGAGCCTTACGATTATATCGAACCGTTCGATGCCGACTCTCCGCCGTCGTGA
- a CDS encoding DUF4278 domain-containing protein, which yields MNLQFLGSRFDYAPPTAESTNEVLNGQFHGREFAIRKQVKRNPLQAAKYTMKYRGH from the coding sequence ATGAATCTGCAATTTCTTGGCAGTCGGTTCGACTACGCCCCCCCTACCGCTGAATCGACTAACGAAGTCTTGAACGGTCAATTCCACGGCCGCGAGTTTGCTATTCGCAAACAAGTGAAACGGAATCCCCTTCAGGCTGCCAAATACACCATGAAATATCGAGGTCACTAG
- a CDS encoding DUF4278 domain-containing protein yields the protein MDILYRGHHADYVPPQAPTTDEVLAGKFRGHDFRIRKQVKRNVLRSPFKMRFRGH from the coding sequence ATGGATATTTTATATCGCGGCCATCATGCGGATTACGTTCCCCCGCAGGCCCCTACAACAGATGAAGTCTTAGCCGGTAAGTTTCGCGGCCACGACTTTCGCATTCGCAAGCAAGTCAAGCGCAATGTCCTTCGCAGCCCTTTCAAAATGCGGTTTCGGGGCCACTAA